One window from the genome of Anaerococcus sp. Marseille-Q7828 encodes:
- a CDS encoding nicotinamide-nucleotide amidohydrolase family protein yields MDAQIFSIGTEILLGNIVDTNSKFIAEKLRELGINLYKMETIGDNFDRLVEAFKACDGKVDFVISSGGLGPTPDDLTKEAVIKALGLESDLHKESYDALVDYFNGSKKKAYENIKQAMFPKEAIVLKNPAGTAPGGIFTSKTGTKYIIMPGPPNEMELMFTNEVVKYLPHDAYMKSVFAQIALLGEWEMARKIDLDREKPTISPYITSEGPVLRITAKDKSESEVDRQINKGIAIVEANLSPYLITCEDIKKEEVLINLLKEREECISTAESITGGLIASSIIDIPGASDVLKESYIVYSNQAKEKLLNVSCETIKKYDVVSEEVLVQMLDGLYQISQSELSIATTGYAHTGEVFLGVLYKGKKYIKHLQLNGDRNRVRLRTKNHAIDMAILIMRGVYESNISI; encoded by the coding sequence ATGGATGCACAAATTTTTTCAATAGGAACAGAAATATTACTAGGAAATATAGTAGATACAAATTCAAAATTCATAGCAGAAAAATTAAGAGAATTAGGAATAAACTTATACAAGATGGAAACCATTGGTGATAATTTTGACAGACTTGTAGAAGCTTTTAAAGCTTGCGATGGCAAAGTAGATTTTGTTATAAGTAGTGGCGGACTAGGACCAACGCCAGATGATTTGACCAAGGAAGCTGTAATCAAAGCCTTGGGATTAGAGTCTGACCTTCATAAAGAATCATATGATGCCTTGGTAGATTATTTTAATGGAAGTAAGAAAAAGGCATATGAGAATATCAAGCAAGCTATGTTTCCAAAAGAAGCAATAGTTTTGAAAAATCCTGCTGGCACAGCTCCCGGAGGAATTTTTACTTCAAAGACAGGTACAAAATATATAATTATGCCAGGTCCACCAAATGAGATGGAGCTCATGTTTACAAATGAAGTAGTGAAATACCTACCCCATGATGCATATATGAAGTCAGTATTTGCTCAAATTGCACTATTGGGTGAATGGGAAATGGCTCGAAAAATAGATCTTGATAGAGAAAAACCTACTATTAGCCCATACATAACAAGCGAGGGACCAGTGTTAAGAATTACTGCCAAAGATAAGAGTGAATCTGAAGTTGATAGGCAGATTAATAAGGGAATAGCAATAGTAGAAGCAAATCTTTCTCCCTATTTGATTACCTGTGAAGATATAAAAAAAGAAGAAGTGCTAATTAATTTGCTAAAAGAAAGAGAAGAATGCATATCAACAGCTGAATCAATTACCGGTGGTCTCATTGCGTCATCAATTATCGATATCCCTGGTGCAAGCGACGTGCTAAAAGAATCTTATATAGTATATTCCAACCAAGCAAAAGAAAAACTATTAAATGTTTCATGTGAAACAATTAAGAAGTATGATGTAGTGAGTGAAGAAGTTTTAGTTCAAATGTTAGATGGCCTGTACCAAATAAGTCAAAGTGAACTTAGCATTGCAACTACAGGCTATGCCCACACAGGAGAGGTATTTTTAGGGGTCTTATATAAAGGAAAGAAATACATAAAACATTTGCAACTTAATGGTGATAGAAACAGAGTAAGACTAAGAACAAAGAATCATGCAATAGATATGGCGATTTTAATTATGAGAGGTGTATATGAAAGTAATATCAGTATTTAA
- a CDS encoding AAA family ATPase — protein sequence MKVISVFNQKGGVGKTTTVVNLAVALANLSKKVLVVDIDPQANTTSGLGLDKYNIDTSLYDLFYANEEVEMVEDNETLEEVDVLSDDGTEEENDQVNIEEVNKETYEVEEGDSNEEKSDNLEEIEEPESIDINEYISQTKSGVDIIPSEAALSGLEVELVALDPIERTQQLKGLLKDVEGYDYVLIDCPPSLGLLSINALVASNSIVIPVQAEYYALEGISELMNTFNLVKKQLNTDLEIEGVLLTMFDKRTYLSYEVVEEVKSYFKDKVFKVMIPRNPRLAEAPSHGLSTIEYDIKSPGAYAYQILANEINESESVNE from the coding sequence ATGAAAGTAATATCAGTATTTAATCAGAAGGGGGGAGTTGGAAAGACAACCACTGTTGTAAACCTAGCAGTAGCCCTTGCAAACTTATCTAAAAAAGTCTTGGTAGTAGATATAGATCCTCAAGCTAATACAACTTCCGGATTGGGTCTAGATAAGTACAATATAGATACTTCTTTGTATGACTTATTTTATGCTAATGAAGAAGTTGAAATGGTAGAGGATAATGAAACTTTAGAAGAAGTTGATGTTCTTTCTGATGATGGAACTGAAGAAGAAAATGACCAAGTAAATATAGAAGAAGTAAACAAAGAAACCTATGAAGTAGAAGAAGGTGATTCTAATGAGGAAAAATCTGATAATTTAGAAGAGATAGAAGAACCGGAATCCATTGACATTAATGAATACATAAGTCAGACAAAATCAGGTGTAGATATTATCCCATCTGAAGCAGCTCTTTCTGGTCTAGAAGTAGAATTGGTAGCCCTTGATCCAATAGAGCGAACCCAACAATTAAAGGGATTGCTAAAAGATGTAGAAGGTTATGATTATGTACTAATCGATTGTCCTCCATCCCTAGGTCTTCTTTCAATCAATGCCCTAGTTGCTAGTAATTCAATTGTAATTCCTGTTCAGGCAGAATATTATGCCCTCGAGGGAATATCTGAATTGATGAATACCTTTAATCTTGTAAAAAAACAACTTAATACAGACTTAGAAATAGAAGGTGTCCTACTAACTATGTTTGATAAGAGAACATATCTATCCTATGAAGTTGTTGAAGAAGTTAAATCATATTTTAAAGATAAGGTATTTAAGGTAATGATACCTAGAAACCCAAGACTTGCTGAGGCACCAAGCCACGGTCTATCAACTATTGAATATGACATAAAATCACCTGGTGCTTATGCCTACCAAATCCTAGCTAATGAAATAAATGAAAGTGAGAGTGTAAATGAGTAA
- a CDS encoding ParB/RepB/Spo0J family partition protein: MSNRRALGRGLNSLIPENNKELKPVFNYNKKPDENKQSSKEISSNEITRIPLNKIKARENQPRKSFDDESLNDLASSIKEYGLLNPIVVTKKDDHYEILAGERRYRASKLAGLEEIDAIVKEFDQKDVDVLSLVENIQREDLKALEEAQAYQKLSKDHKMTQEQIAKTVGKSRSYIANTLRLLNLYDIEKRALNDGKISPSQARTLLSIEDPNQRSLTLNDFINGSTNIRKVERKVSTKTEKKELGPNIDDILFEDLKEKFMEKLGSKVNVKKSGKAYKVTIDCYSIEDVEKIYDKLTKAN, translated from the coding sequence ATGAGTAATAGAAGAGCCTTAGGTAGAGGTCTTAATTCACTGATTCCAGAAAACAACAAGGAATTAAAACCAGTATTTAATTACAACAAAAAACCAGATGAAAATAAACAATCATCAAAAGAAATATCATCAAACGAAATTACTAGAATACCACTTAATAAAATCAAAGCTCGTGAAAACCAACCAAGAAAGTCATTTGATGATGAAAGTCTTAATGATTTAGCTTCTTCTATAAAAGAATACGGCCTACTTAACCCTATTGTAGTAACTAAAAAAGATGACCACTACGAAATCCTTGCCGGTGAACGTAGGTACAGGGCTAGCAAACTTGCTGGTTTAGAAGAGATAGATGCTATTGTTAAAGAATTTGATCAAAAAGATGTTGATGTATTGTCATTAGTCGAAAACATTCAAAGGGAAGATCTTAAGGCACTTGAGGAAGCACAAGCATACCAAAAACTATCCAAGGACCATAAGATGACCCAAGAGCAGATAGCAAAAACCGTAGGTAAATCTAGATCTTATATAGCAAATACTTTAAGGCTATTAAACTTATACGATATAGAAAAAAGAGCCTTAAATGATGGAAAAATATCTCCAAGCCAAGCTAGAACTCTTCTATCAATAGAAGACCCTAATCAAAGAAGCTTAACATTGAATGATTTTATCAATGGTAGCACCAATATAAGAAAAGTTGAAAGAAAGGTTTCGACAAAAACTGAAAAGAAGGAATTAGGCCCAAACATTGATGATATATTGTTTGAAGATTTGAAAGAAAAGTTTATGGAAAAACTTGGTTCAAAGGTCAATGTCAAGAAATCTGGCAAGGCTTACAAGGTTACTATCGATTGTTATTCTATAGAGGATGTAGAAAAGATCTATGACAAACTTACAAAAGCTAATTGA
- a CDS encoding cyclodeaminase/cyclohydrolase family protein, producing the protein MTNLQKLIDMDIPTLIKQTRAKEANPGGGAILILISNLAINLMLMMDKNDWREYKELADVSHETILKSSDKLSILMQDDVDNFDSLMKAYKDGSINDQNYVDASRPLLDMIDINRQALEVLAFYLTYGKKSTLTDGQIANDLLRTASLAGLPTIKINLGQFKEEEVIKEKIENLYQKNKLIIERRNK; encoded by the coding sequence ATGACAAACTTACAAAAGCTAATTGACATGGATATTCCGACTCTCATCAAGCAAACAAGAGCCAAAGAAGCTAATCCTGGCGGAGGAGCAATCTTAATATTAATTTCAAATCTCGCCATAAATCTAATGCTTATGATGGATAAAAATGATTGGAGAGAGTATAAAGAATTAGCTGATGTTTCACATGAAACAATTTTAAAATCTTCTGATAAACTTTCTATCTTAATGCAAGATGATGTAGATAATTTTGATTCGCTTATGAAAGCATACAAAGATGGATCTATAAACGATCAAAATTATGTAGATGCATCTAGGCCTTTATTAGATATGATAGATATTAATCGACAGGCTTTGGAAGTCTTAGCATTTTATTTGACATATGGCAAGAAATCTACCCTTACTGATGGACAGATTGCAAATGACTTGTTAAGAACGGCTAGCTTAGCTGGTCTTCCAACCATTAAGATAAATCTAGGTCAATTTAAAGAAGAGGAAGTTATTAAAGAAAAAATCGAAAATCTTTATCAAAAGAATAAGTTAATAATTGAAAGAAGGAATAAATGA
- a CDS encoding DUF4446 family protein, whose protein sequence is MTLVYVILGILAVLVVVEFAMIQSMNNKLRRQKQRYDHLLRGSSEDVNLEELLLTLNDQIESSNKQLRSVDQRSIEAKDTTMGAISNMAVVHYNAFEGQTSELSFSLCLLDNFHNGIILTNLYGNDGSNIYLKEITNGQTKVDLSKQEDEALKRAKGM, encoded by the coding sequence ATGACACTAGTATATGTTATTTTAGGAATCTTAGCGGTTCTAGTAGTTGTAGAATTTGCTATGATTCAGTCTATGAACAATAAACTTAGACGACAAAAACAAAGATACGACCACCTACTTAGAGGTTCAAGTGAAGATGTAAATTTGGAAGAATTACTATTGACCTTAAATGATCAGATAGAGTCATCCAATAAACAATTGAGATCTGTTGACCAAAGATCTATTGAAGCCAAAGATACAACTATGGGAGCTATATCCAATATGGCCGTTGTCCATTACAATGCCTTTGAGGGTCAGACTTCTGAACTATCTTTTTCCTTATGCTTATTAGACAATTTCCATAACGGAATAATTCTTACCAATCTTTATGGCAATGATGGATCTAATATATATTTAAAAGAAATTACCAACGGACAAACCAAGGTTGATTTATCAAAGCAAGAAGATGAGGCTTTAAAAAGAGCAAAAGGAATGTGA
- the pta gene encoding phosphate acetyltransferase, which produces MSNSSILEMATKAIDGKNLKIVFPEGTDKRILEAAIKHKEDGLIHPIVLGDKGQIQKVADENGLHLADLEIIDPQYDENFNFLVEKFVEARKGKATTMDAEYMLKKDNNYYGVMLVKAGLADGMVSGAIGTTGDTIRPALQLIKTKPGVSRVSGIMVMIGPNGEQLIFADTAVNITLESQEMAEVAVESAETARGFGMDPRVALLSFSTKGSAKHDLVDKVVKATKKAKELAPDLPLDGELQFDAAIDPTTAKNKAPKSDVAGTANVFVFPDLQAGNIGYKIAQRLGGYKALGPILQGLNAPVNDLSRGCSAQDVYEIAIITASQAVNK; this is translated from the coding sequence ATGTCAAATTCATCAATATTAGAAATGGCTACAAAGGCTATTGATGGTAAGAATCTAAAAATCGTTTTTCCAGAAGGTACAGATAAAAGAATCCTGGAAGCAGCTATCAAACACAAGGAAGATGGACTTATCCACCCAATTGTATTAGGAGATAAGGGCCAAATACAAAAAGTTGCCGATGAAAACGGTCTTCATCTAGCAGATCTTGAGATTATAGATCCACAATATGACGAAAACTTTAATTTCCTAGTAGAAAAATTTGTTGAAGCTAGAAAAGGTAAAGCTACAACAATGGATGCTGAGTATATGCTCAAAAAAGATAACAACTACTATGGGGTTATGTTGGTAAAAGCAGGTCTTGCAGATGGTATGGTATCAGGTGCTATAGGTACAACAGGTGATACAATCAGACCAGCCCTACAACTTATCAAGACTAAACCAGGAGTATCAAGAGTATCTGGAATCATGGTTATGATAGGACCAAATGGAGAACAATTAATATTTGCAGATACAGCAGTAAATATTACCCTTGAATCTCAAGAAATGGCAGAAGTTGCAGTAGAATCTGCAGAAACTGCTAGAGGATTTGGCATGGATCCAAGAGTTGCTCTACTATCATTCTCTACAAAGGGATCTGCAAAACATGACCTAGTAGATAAGGTAGTAAAAGCTACTAAAAAAGCTAAGGAACTTGCACCAGATTTACCACTTGATGGAGAATTACAATTTGATGCTGCAATAGATCCAACTACTGCAAAAAATAAAGCACCAAAATCAGATGTAGCTGGTACAGCAAATGTATTTGTATTCCCAGACCTACAAGCAGGTAATATTGGTTACAAGATTGCCCAAAGACTTGGTGGTTACAAAGCTCTAGGCCCAATACTTCAAGGATTAAATGCACCAGTAAACGACCTATCTCGTGGATGTTCCGCTCAAGACGTTTACGAAATTGCAATAATCACAGCAAGCCAAGCAGTAAATAAATAA
- a CDS encoding DUF1538 domain-containing protein, whose translation MPIVILVYILNIFVGLSTYLLIKFTLGALGVIIGLSIFLSGVDLSVSKIGTIMGDFLGRFDKIIKVIIFGIFIGFIISIAEPDLLILANQVSQAIGISPFLIVIIISLGVGLMISIGLYRIFKEISISLLMWIVYTIVFILMIFTSDTGHAIAYDASGATTGAMTTPFIIALGLGVANLKGNLNEDNSFGLVGIASAGPILAGLVMSLSIGDKPMEIADIAHASALVSGLKNSTFAILPIAIVFFSVNAFYFKLSKDELVEIILGLLYTYIGLIIFLTSVEGGFMDLARELGQGLSDSKFLPIVAFVMGLVVVLAEPAVAVLAEQVEDVTAGSIPRKNILRALSLGVAFAVMLAIIRIKSDGFALWMVIVPGFLLSLIISRKVPQIFAGIAFDSGGVASGPMTATFILAFCQGVAGNVADGFGVISFVAMMPVLTIMIMGYLYKGGH comes from the coding sequence TTGCCTATAGTAATTTTGGTATACATATTAAATATTTTTGTTGGCCTTTCGACATATCTTCTTATTAAATTTACCCTTGGAGCGCTTGGAGTAATTATAGGCCTATCTATATTCCTATCTGGGGTGGATCTATCTGTTTCAAAGATAGGTACTATTATGGGTGATTTTTTGGGAAGATTTGATAAAATTATAAAAGTTATAATATTTGGAATCTTTATTGGTTTTATAATTTCTATTGCTGAGCCAGATCTATTAATACTTGCCAATCAAGTAAGCCAAGCAATAGGAATATCACCATTTCTTATAGTAATAATCATATCTCTAGGTGTAGGGCTTATGATTTCCATAGGCTTATACAGGATTTTTAAGGAAATCTCTATTTCATTGCTAATGTGGATAGTATACACGATAGTGTTTATCCTAATGATTTTCACAAGCGATACTGGTCATGCTATAGCCTACGATGCTTCTGGGGCAACTACTGGCGCTATGACAACTCCATTTATAATTGCTCTGGGCCTAGGAGTTGCCAACCTAAAGGGAAATCTAAACGAAGATAACTCCTTTGGCTTAGTTGGTATAGCTTCAGCGGGACCAATTCTTGCAGGACTTGTGATGAGTTTGTCTATAGGAGATAAGCCAATGGAGATAGCTGATATCGCCCATGCATCCGCCCTAGTATCGGGACTTAAAAACTCTACTTTTGCAATACTTCCGATTGCTATAGTGTTTTTTTCCGTGAATGCATTTTATTTTAAACTATCAAAAGATGAGCTAGTAGAAATAATATTGGGACTTTTATACACCTACATTGGTCTAATAATATTTTTGACCTCGGTAGAAGGAGGCTTCATGGACTTGGCTAGAGAACTTGGCCAGGGACTAAGTGATTCTAAATTCTTGCCAATAGTAGCTTTTGTCATGGGCCTAGTAGTAGTCCTTGCAGAGCCGGCAGTGGCAGTATTGGCCGAGCAAGTAGAAGATGTTACAGCAGGTTCCATACCTAGAAAGAATATTTTACGTGCCCTATCCCTTGGTGTTGCCTTTGCGGTAATGCTTGCTATAATTAGGATAAAATCTGATGGCTTTGCCCTATGGATGGTCATAGTACCAGGATTCTTACTAAGTTTGATCATATCAAGGAAAGTCCCACAGATATTTGCTGGAATTGCCTTTGACTCAGGTGGAGTAGCATCTGGACCAATGACAGCAACCTTTATCTTAGCCTTTTGCCAGGGAGTTGCTGGAAATGTTGCAGATGGATTTGGGGTTATATCATTTGTAGCAATGATGCCAGTACTTACAATTATGATAATGGGATACCTATACAAAGGAGGACATTAA
- a CDS encoding transcriptional regulator, protein MQLLRVIMPRGKGSEFMKILKDDGAMGIACFYGYGSATSAILNALHTDRIRKEIVMAIMDEEKSKKILDDIKEKLKQTNTAIAFTSPLDYKGEDELNIEYVAMYVIVDRQEGQKAVKIAQDNGAKGATLVHGRGAGRQQKSILLNMNIEPEKDIVIMLVKKELMGPIKNAIYEEMNLEDENKGIIYSLPVMEVRGLIEQGS, encoded by the coding sequence ATGCAGCTTTTAAGAGTAATAATGCCACGTGGAAAAGGCAGTGAATTTATGAAAATATTAAAGGATGATGGAGCCATGGGAATTGCTTGTTTCTATGGTTATGGATCAGCCACCAGTGCTATATTAAACGCCCTCCATACAGATAGAATAAGAAAAGAAATCGTTATGGCCATCATGGATGAAGAAAAAAGTAAGAAAATCTTGGATGATATAAAGGAAAAATTAAAGCAAACAAACACAGCCATAGCATTCACATCGCCACTTGATTACAAAGGAGAAGATGAATTGAATATAGAATATGTAGCCATGTATGTAATAGTAGATAGGCAAGAAGGACAAAAAGCAGTAAAAATCGCCCAAGATAATGGAGCAAAGGGAGCAACCTTAGTCCACGGACGAGGAGCTGGCAGACAGCAAAAGTCTATACTTCTAAATATGAACATAGAACCAGAAAAAGATATTGTAATAATGTTAGTTAAAAAAGAACTAATGGGCCCAATAAAAAACGCCATATATGAAGAAATGAATTTAGAAGATGAAAATAAGGGTATAATATATTCACTACCAGTAATGGAAGTCAGGGGACTAATAGAACAAGGAAGCTAG
- a CDS encoding thioredoxin domain-containing protein: MRELDSMEFVNLVENGSGLALVDFNATWCGPCKMQAPILQELSEEVSYDIYGIDVDNSSDIASKYNVNAVPSLMIFKDGVLKETLVGFQAKDVLEKAMGKYL, encoded by the coding sequence ATGCGTGAATTAGACTCAATGGAATTTGTAAATTTAGTAGAAAATGGATCTGGACTTGCTTTAGTTGATTTTAATGCAACATGGTGTGGACCATGCAAGATGCAAGCACCAATTCTTCAAGAACTTTCTGAAGAAGTATCATATGATATCTATGGTATAGATGTAGATAATTCATCCGATATAGCATCAAAATACAATGTAAATGCAGTACCATCACTAATGATTTTCAAAGATGGAGTCCTAAAAGAAACTCTAGTAGGTTTCCAAGCCAAAGATGTCCTAGAAAAGGCAATGGGAAAATACTTATAA
- a CDS encoding NAD(P)/FAD-dependent oxidoreductase, giving the protein MRYDLAIIGAGPAGLSALLNAKIRNKSVIIFGTDSPSLENSESIKNYLGFGDVSGKELNDAFKKSLDPYDYEKSDQKVQQVYAMGDYFGLMLKNNDMVEATSVIVATGIELKKDLINEDKFFAKGVSYCATCDAALYKGKKVLVIGYNEESLEEANFTSEIVDELIFVNMYKDDIKLNDSIEVISGEVPVEFIGEDRASVLKFKSGKEISADGFFIIRDSSKPSRLVPSIETDDEHIIVHDNCRTNIRGLYAAGDVAGRPYQINKSVGQGQVAALDAAKYISLLNKDSFDKSTW; this is encoded by the coding sequence ATGAGATATGACTTAGCAATTATAGGCGCTGGTCCAGCAGGACTGAGCGCCTTATTGAATGCAAAAATAAGAAATAAATCCGTAATAATATTTGGCACAGATTCGCCTAGCCTAGAAAACAGCGAATCAATCAAAAACTATCTGGGCTTTGGAGATGTATCTGGCAAAGAATTAAATGATGCCTTCAAAAAATCTCTAGATCCCTATGATTACGAAAAATCAGATCAAAAAGTCCAACAAGTATATGCCATGGGCGATTATTTTGGCCTTATGCTAAAAAATAATGACATGGTAGAGGCCACATCAGTCATAGTTGCAACTGGTATAGAACTTAAGAAAGATTTGATCAACGAAGATAAGTTTTTTGCCAAGGGAGTTTCCTATTGTGCGACCTGTGATGCTGCCCTTTATAAGGGGAAGAAAGTTCTAGTCATTGGCTACAATGAAGAAAGCCTCGAGGAAGCAAACTTTACATCAGAGATTGTAGATGAGCTTATTTTTGTAAATATGTACAAAGATGATATCAAGCTAAATGATTCTATAGAAGTCATAAGTGGAGAAGTTCCAGTAGAATTTATTGGAGAAGATAGGGCAAGTGTTTTGAAATTTAAGTCAGGAAAAGAGATATCTGCTGATGGATTTTTTATAATAAGAGATTCATCAAAGCCATCCCGTCTAGTTCCATCTATAGAAACAGATGATGAACATATAATAGTCCATGACAATTGCAGAACCAATATCCGTGGCCTATATGCAGCAGGAGATGTTGCTGGTAGACCTTATCAAATAAATAAGTCAGTTGGCCAAGGTCAAGTTGCAGCCCTTGATGCAGCTAAATACATTAGCCTTCTCAACAAGGATAGCTTCGATAAATCTACTTGGTAA